The region AATTGTATTGACCTATTTGATGATTTTTTAAATCATAATTTCGAAAATTCTTTTTCTCATCAGCTCATCATTGATAGAAGAGGTTTTGTTCAGGGCGAGTCTATTGACTCAATTCTTGACGATTTACTTTACCGAACAGTTCCTTTATCTCACCCTCATAACAATCTTAGAGGAAAAAAAGTATTTAGAACTGTAAAAACTGCAAAGTTTCATTCAGATGTTAAAGCATATGTAAAAAATAAAATCGGAAGTATCTACAGTGAAATTTTTTCAGAAAATATTGAGCCTGTAGGGGATGAAATAGTTGGGTTTAGAAAGTTACCAATCGCACTTAATGTGAAAAATGGAGAAAAATTAGGAGATTTAGTTTCTTCAGTATATGCGACTCCTGAAAAAATCGAAATTAACTGCCTTAAAGCATTGAATAATATTGTTTTTACAAAAAAATTCTCTCAGCGGGAAACTGATTTTAAATTGTTTATGTTATCTCCTGACTATGAGAATTTAGAAGTAATGTCTAAGAGTGATAAAAATAAACGTACTGAGATTATCAAAGATTTCAAATGGAGTTTAGCGTGTGAGCAAATTGATTTAATTGAGGGTGATACATCTGACTGTATATCAGAGAAAATAATTGAATGGTCTGAGTTAGATAGAGTATTTGGATGAAGAAGAAAATAAGCTACCTTAGAGGTAGCTTATTATTTCAATCTAATAGCGCATTATATTTTGAAGGAAGAATTCCGTATTCTCCCCAACTTGGATGATCGATACTGTAACCTATTCCATTAGAAGTGATTTTTCCCCATATTAATAAGTATTGATTGATATTGTTTTCTGTAAGTCCATGTCTATTAAGATCACCAATATATCCTTTTAAGCAAAAATCACGCACGGTATGGTGTTCTTTGAGATAAACAAAACGTATATTGTCATCTCGCTTTGGCTCAAAGTCTCTGACAGCTGTAATGCGCCCGTAATAAAGACGTTCTTTTTGATCTCCGTCGATACTTATTGTATTTAATTCATCCTCAGTTAAAGAATCAATATTGACTAAAAGAGAGCTTAGTAGTTCAGGTTGATCTAGATTTGGTAAAATAAAAAACTTTTCATAATTTTTATGGAAATTTTTACATATGCCATTTACTGACATGATTTTTGATGGCAAGGAAACAGTAGCTCCATGATGTCTTGGGATTGGCAAATCAATATTCTCACCATCTTCACTTTCTACAGGTGTTTGATCATAGACACCTGATTCATTTGGTGTAGGTTCTGGTTGTTGCCGCATAAATCCTGAAACTATTGCTAGCTGATCGCTCTCTATCAGATGAAGTGCTTCAGTTTCATTTTCAAAATGTAGTCCGATTTTCTTTTTGGATCTCCATATACAAGGAGTCTCTGATTGCTTATGACTAAATGATGCTTTTCTTCCATTAGAGAAGATTCCCTCAGATGGATTCCGGAAAACAGCAACTCCACATTTCGGACAAAATAATTTATCCTTCATATCCCGGGTCGCGTCATTAAGCATAACGGTTGTACCGCTTGTATTTAGGTCTTCTAAGCTACTTAAACTAATATCAAAACCATCTAATAGTTTGGCAATTTTTTGTTGATTAGACATATCTATAAAGTAATTTTAAAGTAATAAATATGAATCAAATATATCACTATTTAGTCAGGGAAAAGTTATTTAGCTAATGTAGTAACTTAATGTTAAGTTTTTATAACGTTAAAGTATAAGAACTTTATTTTACTGCCAATTTTTATGAATAGTCTCCATTCCATAAACTCTTAAATTTCTAGGACTTCACTCATTTTAATCTATCTAGCGGAATGCAATCGCTAGATGGATACTCGTTATTAAGAACAATCGTGTCTGTATTCGTAGTCAATTTTATTTAATACGGCTTGGGCATTCCTGTGGAAAATCAATCTAGAGAAGCCATATTGAACTTAAGACTATTCTCTTTCATCTATTGTAATAGGGTCTATACATTACATTAATGAATACCTATATGTTATTAGGCACAACTAAACATAAAAAAACCGCCGTGGCTACGGCGGTTACTAGCGTTAAGCACGGCGGTTGTAATTCAAAACTCATCCGAAATTTGCGAATCTAGAATTTATTTGACAAGTTCTTTACTGACTCACGTAACCGTTCATTCAGATTTTGATTTGTACAAATAAACTTTTTGAAATCCCGATAATGCCCATTTTTGAGAATCGGTGAGGAGAGCTTTTGTCCGTATGGGCGGATATAGAGCGAGTAAAGTTTCCTTTGCCCAAGCGTCGCCGTATGGGTCAATTGAGTAAAAGTAATCTTCCTGAAGCCAGTTTTCACCACATTTCGTAAATCCTCTAGAGCATGATCAAGATTGCTTAATCTTACCTCCGCTCTCAAACGCCATTCCTCACGGGGAAGGGGGCGTTTATTATGATCCGTTTTCTTAAAGTAAAAATGATAGTAAACATCATCCTTACGATAGTCATTGACTCCAATATTGAAGCCTTGGAGTAGTAAGTTTTTAAGCCTAATAGGCTCATAAGGGATACTCTGATTTTCCCCCTTTAGCCTAAAGATACGGATGTTTTGTACATCTGCATCAAACTGAATAGATTTGAATAGAGCGGTTAAAAACTCAGGTGGAGCATTGTAAAAATCATGCGCAAGCTCAATGCACGTAATTCTGAAATTAAATGCACCATAATTTTTCTTAAGCGCATGAACAATTTTATGAATGCACTTTTTATTGCTCACGTCATGAATACGAATATTAAAGGTACATGAAGCCATGCTATCAGTATTAACCGTAGCGTTATGCTTATGTTCTTCAGTAATAAAATGTTTTTTACCGATTTTCTCGGTTAGAAACTTTTTGATATAGCTTCTTTGAGTCGCCTTAATAGTGTTGAAACTCACATTAATAAAATCAATTTGGGATTTAATTTTGATCAGGCTTTGTTGCACCTGAATGGATGCACCATTTTTAAAGCTGAGCATTTTTGGTTTCAACTTTTTACGATCAAATTCATAGTTGTGAATGTTACTCTTTTCGATAATATTCTGATGTTCTGCTACTTCTACAGCATGATTCCATTTGGATTGATAATGGTTTAGAAGATTATTTAGATGATCGATGCTAGATGTCATAGTGACATAGTTTGGACTATTGTCCTGTACAGATTCTAAGTGCATACCAGTATTTCAAATTCGTTCAAGGAAAGCATGTGCACTATCGCAATGCACATGCTTAGTTTGCTTACTCGACTAAATATTTTTCGACAGCAGTATCAATTAATAAGGTCTTCAATCCCTTATAAATGATCGTGTATTCTGTTGTAGAGGAGCTTTTTTCCTCTACCTCTAGAATTTCACTGTGTCTTAAAATATCTGCAAAAAGTTCAGTGCTGATAATTGTTAAATTCATCAGACTTTACTCTGCGGTAAGCGACGGATTAAATTTTCTTTTAGGTCGAGTGCATTGGTATCGACTTTATTAAGAATGAGGTAATCAACCATATAGTTGACAGCCACATTGATTCCTTGTTCTGTACTAAGATCAAATGTCCCATCATTCTCTTCTAATAGATTATGAATCGTATCATCGATAATCTCTTGTTTTAGCTTAGCTAGCTCTTCAGAGCATTTGCGGTTCATTACTTCAGTCATGTTGTTTCCTTTGTTTTGGTTCACCTGAGCTTAGGTGAGAGGTTATAAATGCCACTAATGTGGTTTTGGTGTATCGTCTTTCGCCGTTGATGACTTGGACATTCAGTTTGTATCCATCTTGATGAAGGTATTGAGAGGGATTAATCATCAGATACCGATACCAAGCCTTTTGAGAGCGTAAAGGTAGCCATTGGGCTAGAAACCTTGCGGCTTCCCAAGTTGTAAATAATTCGTTTTGCATTACTGTTTTGACTCAAGCCATTCGATTAGGTCAGTGGTACGCCACGCGCTCACACGTTCGCTCAAGCGTACAGGCGCAGGCATATCTCCTTTACGTACTAAGTCATAGATAGTCGACCGACCTAATGGCAAGATGCCTGAAGATGGAGGGCGAGCTTTGATTCTTCGCTCTAAACCTTCTTTGGTTTTGTAAATACGCTCTTTATGTTCCGCAGTTGTGGCGAGTTGACACATTCGCCAATAATCACGTGCTAGTAAGCGTTTGTAGATGTTAGGATCTTGGGGGGACATGGATAATTCCTCATCATTACGGTAGTGTTTCGTAGTGATGAGGAGTGTAGAAGTTTTTTTCTTATCCTATGTTTTTACAATTATTTTTGAAAAAAATGCATAATTTTATGCTTCTAAGTATTTGTTTTATTTTTAAAAATAGTAATAATATTTTTTCTTAAAATCTCAATTTCGTGTGAATTAGCTTCAATAAAAAATTTATTGATCTTATCAGGGTTAAGTTTTGTGCCTTTAGGCTTAAGCAAATTCATAATTTGATCATTTAGTTCTTTTTGGCTAGTTTTAGACGTTACTAAAATAATATGTTTGAGTATGAAAATAAGTTGATGAAGATCTTGGGTTAAATTTTCTTGAGATCTATCAAAAGCGTCTTTTGTTTTTGGTTTACGTGAAAATTTATTCCAACTATTTGTAGTGATGAATAGCTCTTCTCTCGAAAAATTTCGTTTGCCCCATGTGTAATCTAAATTTTTTTGAGCTTCCTCTATATCTGAATAATTTGTATAGAATTCAGGAAATAGTTCAGGTTCAGAAACCTTAACTCCAGATTCTATTTGCCCTTTTAAAAATTCAATATGTGGAGAGTTTTCTAAAAATATCCATTTGAAAATTGGTGTATGAATCAGCCCATCAGGGTGCAGAAAATTTTTATATTTCTCTTTATCATTAGCAATTTTATTTTCTATATGCTTTAACTTTAATGCATGTCGTGTTTGTGAAACTGTAAGAGTCTTTTTAGGATTTAAGATAACTTTTTTTAATTCTTCTGTATTTTCAGCGATAAACAATTGATTACCGTATTCAATTGAATGAACAAGTCCTGAAATATCATCAACTGACGCAAAATAATTATTTACACGGTAGCAAATTTCCAATTCACCTGAAGAGACTAAATTGGAAATTTTACTATAGCTACCAAGTTTATTTTTTACTTCATCAATTGATATGTATTGCATTAACCGCTACGACGCTTTTGTTCCTAAATTAAATGCAATGATATTGTTTTCATCTTCTGGTTTAAATACCGATACATCTCCACCTTGACGTAAAGTGTCCAGATAGTCTGCCCATAACTGCATCAGCTCACGTCTACGGCGTAAAAACTTAGTCCGGTTGTAAGCTGTGCCATTCGGATCACGTACCGTATGCGCTAATTGGTGTTCAATGATGTCTACCCGATATTCAAGTTCTTCACCTAAGATTGTACGTGCTGTTGCTCGGAAGCCATGAGCCGTATGTTTGCCTTTATATCCAAGTCTATTGAGTGCCTGACGAATAGTGTCCTCACTCATACTTTCATACGGTGATTTCACGCTAGGGAAAACAAATCTAGAGGTTGTCCGCATATCTTCAAGCTGTTTCAAAATGTCAAAGGCTTGGCGAGATAGGGGAACGATATGCTCTTGATGCGTCTTTGATGCACGAAAGCACAAACGCTGATTTTCAAAATCCACATGTTCCCATAGCAATTCACGGATTTCATTTGGACGTTGATAGATATAAGCTGATAGTTTCAATGCAAGCTCTGTCCGTAAACGTGCACGTGGGCTTTCAGCATGATATCGCCAAATCTTTTGAAGCATTGTTTTAAGCTCTGATTCGCTTACTACGGCTTTATGATTACCTTTAATAGGTTTGGGTAAGGTAATGTCATAAGCTGGGTTATAGGTGATCAGACGGCGTTTAAACGGAAGTTTTAAAACCATACCCATAATAGACTTCACACGGCGAGCCGACTCGAGTGCACCACGCTCTACAAGGCTATTCGTTACATCACGTTCAAGCTGTTCGACACTTAATTCAGTCACAGGTAATTTGCCAATGAACGGCAAAATATCACGATTGAGTTTTCGGATTGTTTCTCGGTCTACTTTGCCTTCAAGTTCACGAATTTTAAGCCATTCAGTTGAAAATTTTTCAAAGGTATTTTTAAGTTTAGCTTTTAGCTCATTTCTATGGTTATTTCGTTCTTCCGCAGGATCTACACCGTTAGCAATCATGCGTTTTACATCGTCGCATTTTAGGCGAGCTTCCTTAAGGCTGACTGTATCGTATGTACCCAAAGCTAGCGTATTGCGTTTCTGGCTAATAGGGCGACGATAATCTAATCGCCAATACTTTGATCCATTCTTATGAACTAAAAGATATAACCCACCACCATCCGTATATTTGTTATTAATGTTGGGATCAAAATATAGATTCTTAATAGTTTTAGCATCAAGTTTATTAATCTTTTTAGCCATTTTGTGAGCCTCATTTGACGGTATAAATTTCAGGAAAAACCTGACTCACTCCTTATTTTAGTCATCTGCGAGCAGATACCGTCAAAAGTACCGACAAAGATGTCGGGATACTACTGGATTGCACCGTAGTGTATAGGCGTAAAAAAAGGCTTGAACCCTTTAGATTCAAGCCTTTTGCACTACGGTACAGTCCCGTAGAAATCAAATTTGGCGGTGAGAGAGGGATTCGAACCCTCGATACGCTATAAACGTATACACACTTTCCAGGCGTGCTCCTTCAGCCACTCGGACACCTCACCATGGCGGTGGATGATATAGAAAAAAAACCAGTCTGCCAAGCTTGAAACAATTGATTTGCAGAAAAAGTTTGGAGGCAGTGCTATGATTCGCAAAAATGCTTTCTAAAACGAAGACAACATATGCAAAGTACTGCACAAAAAGCAGCTTTACCAGTCATTACGCTGGCTGCGCTTGGGGTCGTTTTTGGTGATATTGGCACCAGTCCTCTTTATGCACTGCGCCAGTGCTTCCTAACGGCGCATCTTGCCATCAGCGAAGCCTCAGTACTGGGCATTCTCTCCCTGATCTTCTGGTGCATCATGCTGACGGTGAGTTTTAAATACGTCACCATTATCATGCGTGCTGACAACAATGGTGAGGGTGGCATCATGTCATTGCTGGCCCTCAACCTGCGAACTACACTCATCTCGGATAAGAAGAAAATTTACCTGATTGCTTTAGGCTTTATTGGGGCATCGTTATTCTTTGGCGATGGAATTATCACACCTGCCATTTCTGTGCTCTCTGCCATTGAAGGGCTGAGTATTGCGACACCGGTGTTTAATAAATGGCTGGAACCTTTATCTATCGGAATTATCGCCGGCCTGTTTCTGGTACAGCGTCATGGCACTGGAACCATGGGCAAATTCTTTGGCCCACTGACTTTGTTATGGTTCCTGTCCATAGGCGGTTTTGGCCTATGGAGCATCATTCAGACACCGATGGTCCTGCAGATGATTAACCCTTATTGGGCTTATCATTTTGTGGTGGATCAACCCTATGTTGCTTTCCTGACCATGGGCGCCGTGATTCTGACCATGACTGGAGGTGAGGCGATTTATGCGGATATGGGGCATTTTGGTCGCCTGCCGATTCGTCTGGCCTGG is a window of Acinetobacter sp. ASP199 DNA encoding:
- a CDS encoding integrase arm-type DNA-binding domain-containing protein, which encodes MAKKINKLDAKTIKNLYFDPNINNKYTDGGGLYLLVHKNGSKYWRLDYRRPISQKRNTLALGTYDTVSLKEARLKCDDVKRMIANGVDPAEERNNHRNELKAKLKNTFEKFSTEWLKIRELEGKVDRETIRKLNRDILPFIGKLPVTELSVEQLERDVTNSLVERGALESARRVKSIMGMVLKLPFKRRLITYNPAYDITLPKPIKGNHKAVVSESELKTMLQKIWRYHAESPRARLRTELALKLSAYIYQRPNEIRELLWEHVDFENQRLCFRASKTHQEHIVPLSRQAFDILKQLEDMRTTSRFVFPSVKSPYESMSEDTIRQALNRLGYKGKHTAHGFRATARTILGEELEYRVDIIEHQLAHTVRDPNGTAYNRTKFLRRRRELMQLWADYLDTLRQGGDVSVFKPEDENNIIAFNLGTKAS
- a CDS encoding AlpA family phage regulatory protein, which codes for MSPQDPNIYKRLLARDYWRMCQLATTAEHKERIYKTKEGLERRIKARPPSSGILPLGRSTIYDLVRKGDMPAPVRLSERVSAWRTTDLIEWLESKQ